A window of the Longimicrobiaceae bacterium genome harbors these coding sequences:
- a CDS encoding DUF4147 domain-containing protein, with protein sequence MRADALQILRAGIAAADPAAAVRHSLQLDDAGVRVGGETVSLAAQGRLILLGAGKAAAEMTTAALQLLGDRVSAGSIIVPRGAGGVAAKLPPSISVWEGDHPLPGVGGMAGAAEALALARAAGPDDVVLYLLSGGASSLSAAPAPGLTLDDLRGATAALLRSGAPIGAVNAVRKHLSTVAGGQLALAAAPARVLALAVRDVVAVGHDAIGSGPTLPDPTTFGDALDVVRQFDVDLPERVIEHLRAGVQGLVAETPKPGELSNEAGFHVILSVEHALAGAGKEARRLGYEVITGPADVQGEAREVAARLVSEAVTLQARTTQPAALLWGGETTVTVTGGGRGGRNQELALAAALALEDRPGIVIASLGTDGRDGPTDAAGGMADEGTIARGRAKGLDAASFLAENDSYPYLKATGDLIVTGQSGTNVNDLMIALVSPGSGGGSA encoded by the coding sequence TTGCGCGCAGACGCTCTTCAGATCCTGCGCGCCGGAATCGCTGCCGCTGATCCGGCTGCGGCGGTGCGACACTCCCTGCAGCTCGACGACGCGGGAGTCAGAGTCGGCGGCGAGACGGTATCGCTTGCTGCCCAGGGCCGCCTGATCCTTCTGGGCGCCGGCAAGGCGGCGGCGGAAATGACGACAGCCGCCCTCCAGCTTCTGGGCGACCGGGTCTCCGCCGGCTCGATCATCGTGCCGCGCGGAGCCGGCGGGGTGGCCGCGAAGCTTCCCCCGTCTATCTCCGTGTGGGAGGGGGACCATCCCCTGCCCGGCGTGGGCGGAATGGCAGGGGCCGCCGAGGCGCTCGCTCTCGCCCGGGCGGCCGGACCGGACGATGTCGTCCTCTACCTGCTCTCTGGTGGCGCTTCCTCGCTCTCTGCCGCCCCCGCACCCGGCCTGACCCTCGACGACCTGCGCGGCGCAACGGCGGCGCTGCTGCGATCCGGCGCACCCATCGGGGCCGTCAATGCCGTCCGAAAGCACCTCTCCACCGTGGCCGGCGGGCAACTGGCCCTGGCTGCCGCACCCGCGCGCGTGCTCGCGCTGGCGGTTCGCGACGTGGTGGCGGTCGGCCACGACGCAATCGGTTCCGGTCCCACCCTGCCCGACCCGACGACGTTCGGCGATGCGCTCGACGTTGTGCGGCAGTTCGACGTGGACCTGCCAGAACGCGTTATTGAGCACCTTCGTGCCGGCGTCCAGGGACTTGTCGCCGAGACGCCCAAGCCGGGCGAGCTGTCGAACGAGGCGGGATTTCACGTGATCCTCTCAGTAGAGCACGCCCTTGCCGGAGCGGGAAAGGAGGCACGCCGACTGGGCTACGAGGTGATCACCGGGCCCGCCGACGTGCAAGGGGAGGCAAGGGAAGTGGCCGCCCGACTCGTTTCCGAGGCGGTGACCTTGCAGGCGCGAACTACTCAGCCGGCAGCGTTGCTGTGGGGAGGTGAGACGACGGTCACGGTAACCGGCGGGGGCCGCGGCGGACGGAACCAGGAGCTGGCGCTGGCCGCTGCGCTTGCACTCGAGGACAGGCCGGGCATCGTGATCGCCAGCCTGGGCACCGACGGACGGGACGGCCCGACCGACGCGGCCGGAGGGATGGCGGACGAGGGAACGATTGCCCGGGGGCGGGCGAAGGGACTCGACGCCGCCAGCTTCCTGGCGGAGAACGACTCGTATCCGTACCTGAAGGCCACCGGGGACCTGATCGTCACCGGCCAGAGCGGCACGAACGTGAACGATCTGATGATCGCGCTGGTCAGTCCCGGATCCGGGGGAGGGTCAGCGTGA
- a CDS encoding alpha/beta hydrolase, with the protein MASLLNYTAVTPPQGGAASWLLALHGIYGSGRNWGTIARRLVQKRPDWGVLLVDLRLHGESTAGFSPPHTVAAAAADIAELVAVEGLAATAVLGHSFGGKVALEYARGHGEGLRQVWAVDSTLNASEPSGSAWQVLQAVRSLPDRFPSREALIEGLGRHGHPPELASWLGMNLERADGELRWRLDWDGVEEMLRDYFRTDVWEVVEAPPDDVEVHVLRATESSALGPEDVARIRAAEAAHSRTHIHELVGGHWIHVDNPDALVELLTDGLPSATSPG; encoded by the coding sequence ATGGCATCTCTACTGAACTATACGGCGGTTACGCCGCCGCAGGGTGGGGCGGCGAGCTGGCTGCTCGCGCTCCACGGCATCTACGGAAGCGGGCGGAACTGGGGGACGATCGCGCGTCGACTGGTCCAGAAGCGTCCTGATTGGGGGGTCCTGCTGGTAGACCTGCGCCTGCACGGGGAATCGACCGCCGGATTCTCTCCTCCGCACACGGTGGCCGCCGCCGCGGCGGACATAGCTGAGCTGGTGGCGGTGGAGGGACTCGCCGCGACCGCCGTCCTCGGCCACTCCTTCGGCGGAAAGGTCGCGCTGGAGTACGCTCGTGGGCACGGCGAGGGGCTGCGGCAGGTCTGGGCGGTGGACTCGACGCTGAACGCGAGCGAGCCCTCGGGAAGCGCCTGGCAGGTGCTGCAGGCGGTGCGCTCGCTGCCCGATCGCTTCCCCTCACGCGAGGCCCTGATCGAGGGTCTCGGGCGGCACGGACACCCTCCGGAGCTCGCGAGCTGGCTGGGGATGAATCTGGAGCGGGCCGACGGCGAGCTCCGCTGGCGGCTTGACTGGGACGGGGTGGAGGAGATGCTCCGCGATTACTTCCGCACCGACGTTTGGGAGGTGGTGGAGGCACCGCCTGACGACGTGGAGGTACACGTTCTTCGGGCCACGGAATCGAGCGCGCTCGGCCCGGAAGACGTGGCGCGGATTCGGGCCGCCGAGGCTGCGCACAGCCGCACCCACATTCATGAGCTGGTGGGAGGACACTGGATCCACGTTGACAACCCGGATGCTCTGGTCGAGTTGCTCACCGATGGCCTTCCGAGTGCAACCTCGCCCGGTTGA
- a CDS encoding CHASE3 domain-containing protein, protein MTSTFDAGDLPPAASARGVRLPPHWLAYVPALVVLILAVLFLVLRARSEATTQAVNHSNQVMTEVDRLLVALVSAESRQRGYLITGDTAYLQPSLDATGEVRRHLRHLRVLTADQPDQQRRLDELERWSEAKLEELASTLHIRDSLGVEAAVEEVRTDRGQGLMTRVRAIVEEIQRGEAELLAERTAAGASEQRRAILVLVLGSLLAAAVSYLISRQISAAAETQAAQARILQQQNRRFGEQAEILRQQKKQLEETAAQLEASNASLQRTNQELIRVSVEADVARQLAEEANQAKSQFLATMSHELRTPLNAIGGYAELLDMGIHGPVTEEQHQALQRVQVAQRHLLGLINDLLNYAKVEAGRVEYKLAEVDVPAVAEEVLSMLMPQAVDREVIADCRPDTGLRARADRERLQQILINLISNALKFSSPGDRIEVECDGTEDSLIVRVSDTGRGIPEEKIEAIFDPFVQVNPNLSSDGAGGAGLGLAISRELARGMGGDLTAASELGKGSTFTLTLPRIRD, encoded by the coding sequence TTGACCTCGACATTCGACGCGGGAGATTTGCCTCCAGCCGCGAGCGCACGAGGCGTTCGCCTGCCACCGCACTGGCTCGCCTATGTGCCGGCGCTGGTGGTGCTGATCCTCGCGGTCCTCTTCCTGGTCCTTCGCGCCCGCAGCGAGGCGACGACGCAGGCGGTCAATCACAGCAACCAGGTGATGACCGAGGTCGACCGGCTGCTGGTTGCCCTCGTGTCGGCGGAGAGCCGTCAGCGCGGGTACCTGATCACCGGCGATACCGCCTACCTTCAGCCATCACTGGATGCCACCGGGGAGGTGCGTCGGCACCTTCGCCATCTGCGCGTTCTGACCGCCGACCAGCCGGACCAGCAACGGCGGCTCGATGAGCTGGAACGGTGGTCGGAGGCCAAGCTCGAGGAGCTCGCCTCCACGCTGCACATCCGGGACAGCCTGGGGGTGGAAGCGGCGGTGGAAGAGGTCCGCACCGACCGCGGCCAGGGGCTGATGACCCGCGTGCGCGCGATCGTGGAGGAAATCCAGCGGGGGGAGGCGGAGCTCCTCGCCGAGCGCACCGCGGCAGGCGCGAGCGAGCAACGCCGCGCCATCCTGGTTCTGGTGCTCGGATCCCTGCTGGCAGCGGCCGTCTCCTACCTGATCAGCCGCCAGATCAGCGCCGCCGCGGAGACCCAGGCGGCTCAGGCGCGCATCCTACAGCAGCAGAACCGGCGATTCGGAGAGCAGGCCGAGATCCTCCGGCAGCAGAAGAAGCAGCTCGAGGAGACTGCCGCGCAGCTGGAGGCAAGCAACGCCTCACTCCAACGGACCAATCAGGAGCTGATCCGCGTCAGCGTGGAAGCAGACGTCGCGCGGCAGCTCGCGGAGGAGGCCAACCAGGCCAAGAGCCAGTTCCTCGCCACGATGAGCCACGAGCTCCGCACCCCGCTGAACGCAATTGGCGGCTACGCGGAGCTCCTCGACATGGGCATTCACGGCCCGGTCACCGAAGAGCAGCATCAAGCCCTGCAACGCGTCCAGGTCGCCCAGCGCCACCTGCTCGGCCTCATCAACGACCTGCTGAATTACGCGAAGGTCGAGGCGGGTCGGGTCGAGTACAAGCTGGCCGAGGTGGATGTGCCGGCGGTGGCGGAAGAGGTCCTCAGCATGCTGATGCCGCAGGCAGTGGATCGAGAGGTGATCGCCGACTGCCGCCCCGACACCGGTCTGCGGGCGCGGGCCGATCGTGAGCGCCTGCAGCAGATACTGATCAACCTCATCTCCAACGCGCTGAAGTTCTCTTCCCCCGGCGACAGAATAGAGGTCGAGTGCGACGGTACGGAGGATTCCTTGATCGTGCGGGTGAGCGACACCGGGAGGGGGATCCCCGAAGAGAAGATCGAAGCGATCTTTGATCCCTTCGTTCAGGTGAATCCGAACCTGAGCTCGGATGGCGCGGGGGGAGCGGGATTGGGATTGGCGATCAGCCGGGAGCTCGCGCGGGGCATGGGCGGAGACCTCACCGCTGCCAGCGAGCTCGGCAAGGGGTCGACCTTCACGCTGACCCTCCCCCGGATCCGGGACTGA
- a CDS encoding SDR family oxidoreductase → MSGGANFDLTDRVAIVTGGYGVLGGSIARGLGRAGARIAILGRQRDLAQTAAAELRESGIDAVGISADVLDEAQLRAARDELLERWDRIDILINAAGGNIARARTDNVPVFGLPLDALDEVVRLNLHGTIIPSLVFGEVMAEQGKGSIVNISSMAATQALSGVMGYSVAKAAIDNFTRWLAADVARQCGPEIRVNAVAPGFFISKQNRAVLVNPDGSYTERAQAVIAKTPMGRFGDPEELNGAIQWLCSDAASFVTGAIIPVDGGFSAFSGV, encoded by the coding sequence GTGAGCGGCGGGGCGAACTTCGATCTCACCGACCGCGTGGCCATCGTCACGGGGGGCTACGGAGTGCTGGGAGGGAGCATTGCACGCGGCCTTGGCCGGGCCGGAGCGCGCATCGCGATCCTGGGCCGGCAGCGGGACCTGGCCCAAACGGCGGCTGCGGAGCTTCGCGAGAGCGGCATCGATGCGGTAGGCATTTCCGCCGACGTGCTGGACGAGGCGCAGCTCCGCGCGGCGCGCGATGAGCTGCTCGAACGGTGGGATCGGATCGATATCCTCATCAACGCCGCCGGAGGCAACATCGCTCGGGCCCGGACCGACAACGTACCGGTTTTCGGTCTGCCTCTCGATGCGCTCGACGAGGTGGTGCGACTCAACCTCCACGGGACCATCATCCCCTCCCTGGTCTTCGGCGAGGTGATGGCGGAGCAGGGGAAGGGGTCGATCGTGAACATCTCGTCGATGGCCGCGACGCAGGCGCTGAGTGGCGTGATGGGCTACTCGGTCGCCAAAGCTGCGATCGACAACTTCACCCGCTGGCTGGCCGCGGACGTGGCGCGGCAGTGCGGCCCGGAGATCCGGGTGAACGCGGTCGCGCCCGGGTTCTTCATCTCCAAGCAGAACCGGGCTGTGCTGGTGAATCCGGACGGCAGCTACACGGAGCGGGCGCAGGCGGTGATCGCGAAGACTCCCATGGGACGGTTCGGAGATCCCGAGGAGCTGAACGGTGCGATCCAATGGCTCTGCAGCGACGCCGCCTCGTTCGTCACCGGGGCCATCATCCCGGTAGACGGCGGGTTCAGCGCGTTCAGCGGCGTGTAG
- a CDS encoding LytTR family DNA-binding domain-containing protein: MKLRVLYADDEPLARQRLADLLAAEEEVEVVAACDDGEEAAQAILAERPDVVLLDVQMPGMTGFDVVEAIGPEELPVVVFVTAHDEFALRAFDAHAVDYLLKPVAPERFRAMIQRARAQVDHRRDNGEIPDLQALLRTLAARSGSGYPDRFAVRVGHRLIFVRVSSVDWIGAEGNYAALHAGKQSHLIRETMSALERKLDPRRFLRIHRSTIVNLDRVREIQSLSNRAFVLVLEDGTKLESSGGYRHRIQEWIDRSA; encoded by the coding sequence ATGAAGCTGCGAGTTCTCTACGCCGACGATGAGCCGCTGGCGCGGCAGCGGCTGGCCGACCTGCTGGCGGCCGAGGAGGAGGTGGAAGTGGTTGCTGCCTGCGACGACGGAGAGGAGGCGGCGCAGGCGATTCTGGCGGAGCGACCGGACGTGGTGCTGCTCGACGTACAGATGCCCGGGATGACGGGGTTCGACGTGGTCGAAGCGATCGGACCCGAGGAGCTGCCGGTGGTGGTCTTCGTCACCGCCCACGACGAGTTCGCTCTGCGCGCCTTCGACGCGCACGCAGTGGACTACCTGCTGAAGCCGGTCGCACCGGAGCGATTCCGTGCGATGATCCAGCGAGCGAGAGCGCAGGTGGATCACCGGCGCGACAACGGCGAGATCCCCGACCTGCAGGCCCTCTTGCGCACGCTGGCGGCGCGCTCCGGGTCGGGGTACCCGGACCGGTTCGCCGTGCGGGTAGGCCACCGGCTGATCTTCGTCCGCGTCTCATCGGTGGATTGGATCGGAGCGGAAGGCAACTACGCGGCGCTGCACGCGGGCAAACAATCGCACCTCATTCGCGAGACGATGTCGGCGCTCGAGCGGAAGTTGGATCCGCGTCGGTTCCTCCGCATTCATCGCTCGACGATCGTCAATCTGGATCGGGTGCGCGAGATCCAGAGCCTCTCCAATCGAGCCTTCGTGCTGGTGTTGGAGGACGGCACCAAGCTGGAGTCCAGCGGAGGCTATCGGCATCGGATCCAGGAGTGGATCGATCGCTCCGCGTGA
- a CDS encoding DUF1080 domain-containing protein encodes MRHLPAVGAAVLLALGCASVQAQAQEEDEGWISIFDGKTLDGWRASENPSSFRVEDGVLVVQGPRAHLFYVGPVENHNFRNFEWKADILTYPQANSGMYFHTEFQESGWPSKGYEVQVNNSHSDPRRTGSLYAVEDVMNVSPARDGEWFTQHVIVQGKRVRVLVNGEEVVDYTEPENVERDDMSGRVLSSGTVAIQAHDPNSRVHYRNIMIRPLPD; translated from the coding sequence ATGCGACATCTACCTGCCGTGGGAGCCGCCGTGCTGCTTGCGCTGGGATGCGCAAGTGTTCAAGCCCAGGCCCAGGAGGAGGACGAGGGATGGATCTCGATCTTCGACGGAAAGACCCTGGATGGGTGGCGGGCCAGTGAGAACCCGTCCAGCTTCCGTGTGGAGGACGGAGTGCTCGTGGTGCAGGGGCCTCGCGCGCACCTCTTCTACGTGGGCCCGGTCGAGAACCACAATTTCCGCAACTTCGAGTGGAAGGCGGACATCCTCACCTACCCACAGGCTAACTCGGGGATGTATTTCCACACCGAGTTCCAGGAGTCAGGCTGGCCATCCAAAGGTTACGAGGTCCAGGTCAACAACAGCCACTCCGATCCGCGTCGAACCGGAAGCCTCTACGCGGTCGAGGACGTGATGAACGTCTCGCCGGCGCGTGACGGAGAGTGGTTCACCCAGCACGTGATCGTGCAGGGGAAGCGCGTACGCGTGCTGGTCAACGGAGAGGAAGTGGTCGACTACACCGAGCCGGAGAACGTCGAGCGCGACGACATGTCGGGACGGGTCCTCTCCAGCGGCACGGTCGCGATTCAGGCCCACGATCCGAACAGCCGGGTGCACTACCGGAACATCATGATCCGTCCGCTGCCGGACTGA
- a CDS encoding glycerol-3-phosphate dehydrogenase/oxidase has protein sequence MHRDVMLGALRASPEDWDFIIVGGGATGLGVAIDAASRGYRTLLLEQSDFAKATSSRSTKLVHGGVRYLRQGNVSLVLEALKERGLLLANAPHLVRNLPFVVPTYDWWEGPFYGIGLKMYDLLAGRQGFGRSRVISKERTLELLPTIEPNGLIGGVIYYDGQFDDARLAIAMARTAAEQGAVVLNYMQVVDLLKHAGEVVGVRARDVESGEEYEVRGRVVVNATGVFADALRRMDDPQAPPMIAPSQGVHIVLDREYLPGDSAIMVPKTDDGRVLFAIPWLGRVVVGTTDTPVSDTPLEPRPMAAELEFLLEHAGRYLTRDPGPEDVLSTFAGLRPLVNDGGAANGTAALARDHTLHISATGLVTIAGGKWTTYRKMAEDTVDQAALVAGLEERECVTSDLHIHGYHRNAEQFGPLREYGSDAPAIQALLREEPALAEKLHPQHEVTAGEVVWAARHEMARTVEDFLARRSRLLLLDARASMEAAPAVARLLARELGRDETWERAQVEDYRALAKGYTLNA, from the coding sequence ATGCACCGTGATGTAATGCTGGGGGCGCTTCGTGCCTCCCCTGAAGATTGGGATTTCATCATCGTTGGAGGGGGCGCAACCGGGCTCGGCGTCGCGATCGATGCCGCTTCCCGCGGCTACCGGACCCTGCTGCTCGAGCAGAGCGATTTCGCCAAAGCGACTTCCAGCCGGAGCACGAAGCTCGTGCACGGTGGTGTTCGCTACCTGCGGCAGGGGAACGTCTCCCTCGTCCTCGAGGCGCTGAAGGAGCGAGGGCTGCTCCTCGCCAACGCGCCTCATCTCGTCCGCAACCTCCCCTTCGTCGTTCCTACCTACGACTGGTGGGAAGGACCGTTCTACGGCATCGGTCTCAAGATGTACGACCTGCTCGCAGGACGGCAGGGCTTCGGACGCTCGCGCGTGATTTCCAAGGAGCGCACGCTCGAGCTCCTCCCCACCATCGAGCCCAACGGGCTCATCGGCGGAGTCATCTACTACGACGGCCAGTTCGATGACGCCCGCCTCGCCATAGCCATGGCCCGCACCGCGGCCGAGCAGGGCGCCGTGGTGCTGAACTACATGCAGGTGGTCGACCTGCTCAAGCACGCCGGCGAGGTGGTCGGGGTTCGAGCGCGCGATGTGGAGAGCGGCGAGGAGTACGAGGTCCGGGGCCGCGTAGTGGTCAACGCCACCGGCGTATTCGCGGACGCGCTGCGTCGCATGGATGATCCACAGGCGCCACCGATGATCGCCCCGAGCCAGGGCGTGCACATCGTGCTCGATCGTGAGTACCTCCCGGGAGACTCGGCGATCATGGTGCCGAAAACCGACGATGGCCGGGTACTCTTCGCCATCCCGTGGTTGGGCAGGGTGGTCGTTGGCACCACCGACACACCGGTGTCCGACACCCCCCTCGAGCCTCGGCCCATGGCAGCGGAGCTCGAATTCCTTCTGGAGCACGCCGGGCGATACCTGACTCGCGATCCGGGTCCCGAGGACGTCCTCAGTACCTTCGCGGGGCTGCGTCCGCTGGTGAACGACGGCGGTGCGGCGAACGGCACCGCCGCCCTCGCGAGGGATCATACACTGCACATCTCGGCCACCGGGCTGGTGACGATCGCCGGCGGGAAGTGGACGACCTATCGGAAGATGGCCGAGGATACGGTCGACCAGGCGGCTCTGGTCGCCGGCTTGGAAGAGCGCGAATGCGTCACCAGCGATCTGCACATTCACGGATATCACCGCAACGCCGAGCAGTTCGGGCCGCTACGCGAGTATGGCTCGGATGCGCCGGCAATCCAGGCGCTGCTGCGAGAGGAGCCGGCGCTCGCGGAGAAGCTGCACCCGCAACACGAGGTGACCGCCGGAGAGGTCGTCTGGGCTGCGCGCCACGAGATGGCGAGAACGGTCGAGGATTTTCTCGCCCGCCGGAGCCGGTTGTTGTTGTTGGATGCTCGCGCCAGCATGGAGGCGGCGCCCGCCGTGGCGCGGTTGCTCGCCCGCGAGCTGGGGCGCGACGAGACCTGGGAGCGGGCGCAGGTGGAGGACTACCGGGCGCTCGCGAAGGGATACACGCTGAACGCGTGA
- a CDS encoding FadR/GntR family transcriptional regulator, translating to MLNAYEPLPRQSLSDGLAQRIKLLIVEGGYGEGDRLPPINEMARRFGVGHATLREALKKLQTVGTVDIRHGSGVYVGKNQDALVVTNPIYTGKVSKKLLIDLVDARIPVELKTVALAARHAQEEHLEEMRRLLAQAHANLSNPEVLTPTNLSFHQQIAIASGNTVLRQILTVLSDLFQDEQRAILDIYGFWQQDYAEHVGILEAIEARDEALAVDRMRAHLQGVRDVLARWTPGAEGGASSAEVGA from the coding sequence ATGCTGAATGCCTACGAACCCCTTCCCCGGCAGAGTCTCTCCGATGGCCTCGCTCAGCGCATCAAGCTGCTGATTGTCGAGGGAGGGTATGGCGAAGGGGATCGCCTTCCCCCCATCAACGAGATGGCCCGCCGGTTCGGCGTCGGACATGCCACCCTGCGCGAGGCGTTGAAGAAGCTCCAGACGGTCGGGACAGTCGACATCCGGCACGGCTCCGGGGTCTACGTGGGGAAGAATCAGGATGCTCTCGTCGTGACGAATCCGATCTACACGGGCAAAGTGTCCAAGAAGCTGCTGATCGACCTCGTGGACGCACGGATCCCGGTCGAGCTGAAGACGGTGGCCCTGGCAGCCCGTCACGCTCAAGAGGAGCATCTCGAAGAGATGCGACGCCTGCTGGCGCAGGCCCATGCGAACCTCTCGAACCCCGAGGTCCTAACGCCCACCAACCTCAGCTTTCATCAGCAGATCGCTATTGCCTCAGGAAACACCGTGCTGAGGCAGATCCTGACGGTGCTTTCCGATCTCTTTCAGGACGAGCAGCGGGCGATTCTGGACATCTATGGCTTCTGGCAGCAGGACTACGCCGAGCACGTCGGCATCCTGGAAGCCATCGAGGCCCGCGACGAGGCGCTGGCGGTGGACAGGATGCGGGCCCACCTGCAAGGCGTTCGGGATGTGCTGGCGCGATGGACGCCGGGGGCGGAAGGCGGTGCGTCGAGCGCTGAGGTGGGTGCGTGA
- a CDS encoding DUF3810 family protein, which translates to MDRIRISNDATYFPVSLTDVMLAAPLLSRLLLGATLPGKVLQLAALGAYSVSALQDWADRRGIRRIDFLAEFGADLRHLRPMSTEQRAHEVRTLAQRLNREYIAETLPRPELARLVDHHLTNYIASITGQRVETSAEVRNFGLAQLLFPFALGACDFLSGDIAIFRDTGVFEPHVIAHEFCHRKGYHKELEAQVLAYLALVSSGEPLLVQAALCERLHRHVRVLSEEDEERFEQILVSAELRDELREQMMELRPRTSALAGPVADLMRKLYDERMKLTGQNGLSDYDRGFTDFLHTFENSPDARQPVPRGARPEESTRAA; encoded by the coding sequence ATGGACCGGATCCGCATCTCCAACGATGCCACCTACTTCCCAGTGTCGCTCACGGACGTGATGCTGGCGGCCCCCCTGCTCTCACGCCTGCTGCTTGGCGCGACGCTCCCGGGGAAAGTTCTCCAGCTGGCCGCCCTGGGCGCGTATTCTGTCAGCGCCCTCCAGGACTGGGCAGATCGCCGGGGGATCCGGCGCATCGACTTCCTGGCGGAGTTCGGCGCGGACCTGCGCCACCTGCGGCCGATGAGCACAGAGCAGCGGGCGCACGAGGTGCGCACGCTGGCGCAGCGGCTGAACCGCGAGTACATCGCGGAGACGCTTCCCCGGCCCGAGCTCGCCCGGCTCGTTGACCACCACCTCACCAACTACATCGCCAGCATCACCGGACAGCGCGTCGAAACGAGCGCGGAGGTCCGCAACTTCGGGCTGGCTCAGCTGCTCTTCCCCTTCGCATTGGGCGCCTGCGACTTCCTCTCCGGAGACATCGCGATCTTCCGAGACACCGGGGTCTTCGAGCCTCACGTGATCGCCCACGAGTTCTGCCACCGGAAGGGCTACCACAAGGAGCTGGAAGCGCAGGTACTCGCGTACCTGGCCCTGGTGTCTTCGGGCGAGCCGCTACTCGTCCAGGCCGCGCTGTGCGAGCGCCTGCACCGGCACGTGCGGGTGCTTTCGGAGGAAGACGAGGAGCGGTTCGAGCAGATCCTGGTGTCCGCCGAGCTGCGCGACGAGCTGCGCGAGCAGATGATGGAGCTCCGCCCGCGCACCAGCGCCCTCGCCGGCCCGGTTGCGGACCTCATGCGGAAGCTCTATGACGAGCGCATGAAGCTCACCGGTCAGAACGGCCTCTCGGACTACGACCGGGGCTTTACCGACTTCCTGCACACCTTCGAGAACAGTCCGGATGCCCGGCAGCCGGTGCCACGGGGTGCCCGTCCCGAGGAATCGACTCGCGCTGCCTGA
- a CDS encoding BlaI/MecI/CopY family transcriptional regulator, translating into MDIIFTERELDIMAVLWERGPSTVAEVRAALPDRLAYTTVLTVLRVLEEKGHVGHQEEGRAHRYFARVQRSEAGESALRRLTRKVFRGSPELLLTQLVSDRQLTRADLRRMRELLDERLKEAEK; encoded by the coding sequence ATGGACATCATCTTTACGGAACGCGAGCTGGACATCATGGCGGTGTTGTGGGAGCGCGGCCCCTCGACGGTGGCCGAGGTGCGCGCCGCGCTGCCGGACAGGCTGGCCTACACGACCGTTCTGACCGTCCTGCGTGTGCTGGAGGAGAAGGGGCACGTGGGGCACCAGGAGGAGGGGAGAGCGCACCGGTACTTTGCGCGGGTCCAGCGGTCGGAGGCTGGCGAGAGTGCGCTACGGCGCCTCACTCGCAAGGTCTTTCGCGGATCGCCCGAGCTGCTCCTGACGCAGTTGGTATCGGACCGGCAACTCACCCGGGCGGACCTCCGGCGCATGCGCGAGTTGCTCGACGAGCGCCTGAAGGAGGCCGAGAAGTAG
- a CDS encoding O-methyltransferase codes for MTDEIWTAVDGYLVGHLVGDDPILEDALERSRAAELPAIQVSPLQGKLLMLLARLQGARRILEIGTLGGYSTIWLARALPPEGRLITLELEPRHAEVARANLEHAGLTEQVEVRVGRALDSLATIAEEGLAPFDLIFIDADKSSNPEYLEWALKLSRPGSLIIVDNVVRSGAIIDARSEDPAIQATRRLHERLGEDPRLEATVIQTVGMKGYDGFALARVLSI; via the coding sequence ATGACGGACGAGATCTGGACCGCCGTGGACGGGTACCTCGTCGGGCACCTCGTGGGCGACGACCCGATCCTCGAGGACGCGCTGGAGAGGAGCCGCGCGGCTGAGCTACCCGCCATCCAGGTTTCTCCCCTCCAGGGCAAGCTGCTGATGTTGCTCGCCAGGCTGCAGGGAGCGCGCAGGATCCTCGAGATCGGGACGCTCGGTGGATACAGCACGATCTGGCTCGCGCGGGCGCTCCCTCCGGAGGGACGGTTGATCACTCTGGAGCTGGAGCCTCGTCACGCCGAGGTTGCCCGCGCCAACCTCGAGCACGCTGGTTTGACGGAGCAGGTGGAGGTACGGGTGGGGAGGGCACTGGATTCGCTCGCCACGATCGCGGAGGAAGGACTCGCCCCGTTCGACCTGATCTTCATCGACGCCGACAAATCGTCCAATCCGGAGTACCTGGAGTGGGCGCTGAAGCTCTCGCGCCCAGGCAGTCTCATCATCGTCGACAATGTCGTGCGTAGCGGTGCCATCATCGATGCGCGTAGTGAGGACCCCGCAATCCAAGCCACGCGCCGGCTGCACGAGCGCCTCGGCGAAGATCCGCGTCTCGAGGCAACCGTGATCCAAACCGTCGGCATGAAGGGCTACGACGGCTTTGCTCTGGCCCGCGTGCTCTCCATCTGA